A region from the Rufibacter sp. DG15C genome encodes:
- a CDS encoding T9SS type A sorting domain-containing protein encodes MRNIYLPKPHAFAKSALIMACLIFSLTAQATHIRAGNIFTKSDTTAAKNPFRYFFKLVTYSVVGGIEDEQSTLYFGDCSAPQTAARTARVMLQNGENNTWTNTYYFEHTYASEGAFTVSFVGENRNAGIVNLSNSVQQTFLLTTTITIDQFLGLNRSPILQVPPIDVAAINSIFVHNPGAYDPDGDSLVFRMTEPRISGNNNACGEPTSVVAPEYLGLENFLGTPAENTTASFGLNATTGQLTWNSPNRWGEYNIAFVVEEWRNRRLIGRVVRDMQILVKDIPNKPPRLLIPQDLCLVAGTPLQQIIKATDAEGQRVDISSYPGGISGSTLIRSTNEQNAYTFTWPTECLAVRRQPYQVVFRAVDVSQAGVQPLADVQAWRITVVGPAPVISSVVRQTNNSIQVNWQNYACANARNIHIYRKEGPSTFSPAGCETGIPASSGFIKVGEVTANVTSFLDSNNGQGLPADKTYYYRIYADFDEPAGGKSLASTEIGSTITGLTDELPLQITFYPNPTKDFFQVRTTAFIKIYEAEVFTVQGQRIQSLTAQKSGEGYSYSVKGLAQGMYIIKLQTSQGQWVQRLVVER; translated from the coding sequence ATGCGAAACATTTACCTACCTAAACCGCATGCCTTTGCAAAGTCGGCCTTGATCATGGCCTGTCTTATTTTTAGCTTAACTGCTCAGGCTACCCACATACGGGCCGGAAACATTTTTACCAAAAGTGATACTACCGCCGCCAAGAATCCGTTTCGGTATTTCTTTAAACTTGTTACCTATTCTGTAGTGGGCGGCATTGAGGATGAGCAGTCTACCCTGTACTTTGGGGACTGCAGCGCACCACAGACGGCGGCAAGAACTGCCAGAGTAATGTTGCAGAACGGAGAAAATAACACTTGGACTAATACGTATTACTTTGAGCACACCTATGCCAGTGAGGGGGCTTTCACCGTGTCCTTTGTAGGCGAAAACCGGAACGCGGGGATCGTCAACCTGTCCAACTCCGTGCAGCAGACCTTCCTCCTCACTACTACCATCACCATTGACCAGTTCCTGGGCTTGAACAGATCACCAATCCTGCAGGTGCCGCCCATTGACGTGGCAGCCATCAACAGCATCTTCGTGCACAACCCTGGTGCCTATGACCCAGACGGGGATAGCCTGGTTTTTAGGATGACTGAGCCCCGCATTAGTGGGAATAATAACGCTTGCGGAGAGCCTACCTCTGTGGTGGCCCCGGAATATTTAGGGTTGGAGAACTTCCTGGGAACCCCGGCAGAGAACACTACAGCTTCCTTCGGGCTGAACGCCACAACGGGCCAGTTGACCTGGAATTCCCCAAACAGGTGGGGAGAGTACAACATAGCGTTTGTGGTAGAAGAGTGGCGGAACCGACGCCTCATTGGCCGCGTGGTGCGGGACATGCAGATTCTAGTAAAGGACATTCCCAACAAACCTCCCAGGCTGTTGATACCCCAGGACCTTTGCCTGGTGGCGGGGACCCCTCTGCAACAAATCATCAAAGCCACTGATGCAGAAGGTCAACGTGTTGACATTAGTTCTTACCCCGGCGGAATATCTGGCTCTACTCTTATAAGGTCTACCAATGAACAAAATGCATACACGTTCACCTGGCCCACAGAATGTCTGGCCGTACGCCGGCAACCGTACCAAGTAGTGTTTAGAGCAGTAGACGTTTCACAGGCTGGCGTCCAACCACTGGCAGATGTACAGGCTTGGCGCATTACCGTGGTGGGTCCAGCCCCAGTGATTTCTTCTGTGGTGAGACAGACCAACAACAGCATACAAGTGAACTGGCAGAATTATGCCTGTGCCAATGCCAGAAACATTCACATTTACAGAAAAGAAGGTCCTTCCACGTTCTCACCAGCTGGGTGTGAAACGGGTATTCCGGCCAGTAGCGGTTTCATCAAGGTGGGTGAGGTGACTGCCAACGTTACTTCTTTCTTGGACAGCAACAATGGCCAAGGGCTTCCGGCAGACAAAACTTACTATTACCGCATCTATGCAGACTTTGATGAACCTGCCGGCGGAAAAAGCTTAGCCTCTACTGAGATAGGCAGTACCATTACGGGGTTAACAGACGAGCTACCACTGCAAATCACTTTTTACCCTAATCCAACCAAGGACTTTTTCCAGGTAAGGACAACTGCTTTCATTAAAATTTATGAAGCCGAGGTGTTCACCGTACAAGGACAGAGAATACAATCACTTACTGCTCAGAAATCTGGTGAAGGCTATAGCTATTCTGTTAAAGGATTAGCCCAGGGAATGTACATCATCAAGTTACAAACTAGTCAAGGCCAATGGGTTCAGAGGTTGGTCGTGGAAAGATAA